DNA from Kribbella amoyensis:
CCATCGCGGTCGGAGTCGGTCTCGGTGCGATCATCGTCGGCTCGCTGTTCTGGCAGAAGGTCCTCTTCGTCTTCGTCGTCCTGGCCACCGTGCTGGTGGCCGTCGACGAGATGATCCGCGCCCTGCGGACCGGGGGCGCGGTGATCCCGCGGATCCCGTTGCTGGCCGGGACGACGGCGATGCTGCTGGCCGCGTACTTCGGTGGCCCGATGGCGCTGCTGGTCGCGCTGGCGCTCACCGTGCTGGCCACGATCTTCTGGCGGATGCCGGGGGGTTCGATCGGGTTCGTCCGCGACGTCAGCGCCGGCGCGTTCCTGATCGGGTACGTGCCGATGCTGGCCGGGTTCGCGATCCTGCTGGTCCAGCCGGACGCCGACGGCCCGCAGCGGGTGGTGACGTTCTTCCTCGTGGTGGTGGCCAGCGACGTCGGTGGGTATGCGGTCGGCGTCCTGTTCGGCAAGCACCCGATGGCGCCGACGATCAGCCCGAAGAAGTCGTGGGAAGGGTTCACCGGATCCACCCTGGCCTGTATCGGCGCCGGCATCGGCTCGGTGGTGTGGCTGCTCGACGGGGACTGGTGGGCCGGCGCGATCGTCGGGGCGGTGGCAGTGGTCACGGCCACGCTCGGCGACCTCGGCGAGTCGATGATCAAGCGCGATCTGGGCATCAAGGACATGTCGAACCTGCTGCCCGGTCACGGCGGGGTGATGGACCGGCTGGATTCCTTGCTGGCAACGGCTCCCGCGGTCTGGCTGCTGCTGCACCTCCTGGTCTGACGGCGCCCACAATCGGTTTGACCTGGTCGCCCGGGCGAGGTTGGCTGGCCGCATGACCATCGCTCCCGACGGCCGCTCCCTGGCCGGCGACGTCGTCCGTCTCGACCGGTTCGTTGCCGACGACATCGAATCCCTGTACGCCGCGATCGCGGACGAGCGCGTCTACGCGGGCGGCTTCGGCGGCGGGCCTGCCGCTTTGCCGGCCGACGTGGACCAGATGCGGACCCAGTGGATCGGCGCGACCACCCAACGGACGGCGTACGTGGTCCGGCTGGCCGGCGACAGCGAACTCGGGGCCGCGGGCACCGTTGTCGGGACTACGAGTCTCGGCGACGTGGATCTGGCCAACGAGAGCGTCCACCTCGGCTGGACCGGTTACGCGCCCGCCGTCTGGGGGACCGCGGTCAACCCGGCCTGCAAGTACCTGGTGCTGCGGCACGCGTTCGAGGACTGCGGGTTCGAGCGGGTGAAGATCCAGACCGGCCACGTGAACACGCGGTCCCAGGCCGCGATCGCCAAGCTGGGCGCGACCCGTGAGGGCGTTCTGCGGCACCACAAGAAACAGGCCGACGGTTCCTGGCGGGACACCGTGGTGTTCTCGATCCTCGCCGACGAGTGGCCGGACGTCAGCAAGCGCCTGCTGGACCGGATCAACCGCTGACGGGTGACCTCAGTTCGGCGAGCTCGGCCAGCGCCGCGTACGAGGCCAGCAGGTCCGCCCGGTCGTAGGTGTTGGTGGTGACCAGCACCTCGTCCGCCGCGGTCCGCCGGACGAGTCCACCGAGCGCGTTCTCGACCTCACCCGGTGTTCCGTAGATCTGCCCCTGCAGCGACTGCTCGAAGAAGCCGCGCTCCTTCTCGGTCAGTTCGAGCCGCAGCACCTCGTCGACGGATCGCAACGGCGGGAAGACGCCACGGGTTCGCGAATGCGCACTCGCCCACGCCTCGGGCAGCAGTAGCCGCCTAGCCTCGGCCGTCGACGACGCCACGGCCACCGTGGCCGCCAGGACGACGTACGGTCGGTCCGCCCACTCCGAAGGGCGGAACTCCGCGCGGTACCGAGCGAGCCAGCCGAGCAATTCCGCCTCGCCCCGTGCACCGGCGATCACCAGCGGCAGGCCGAGCGAGGCAGCAAGGAGCGCACCTTCACCGACGGCGAGGACGTACGGCGGTACGCGCAGGCCCTCACCTGGTCGGGCGTGGACCTGCGGGTGGTTGGTCTGGGTACCGGTGAAGTACCCGAGCAACTCGCTCACCTGATCGGCGAAGTCGTCGACGGCATCCTTGTCGACACCGAGGGCGCGGCGGATCCCGTTCGTGAAGCCGACCGAGCGGCCGAGTCCCAGGTCGATGCGATCCGGGAACAGCGATTCGAGGACGCCGAACTGCTCCGCGACCACGAGCGGCCGGTGGTTCGGCAGCATCACGCCGCCCGTCCCGACCCGGATCCGCGTCGTCGCACCGGCCACGGCGGCCGCCAGTACCGTCGGCGCGGAACCCACGACGCCCGGGACGCTGTGGTGCTCGGACACCCAGAACCGGTGGTACCCGAGCTCCTCGACCTGTTGGGCCAGCCGCACCGTCTGGCGCAACGTCTCGGCCTCCGTCTCGCCGACCCGGGTCCGGGATCGATCGAGCACCGACAGCGGGATACCAGCGAGCGGCGAAGTCATGATGCTCAGTGCAACGGCCTGGTGCGAAAGGGCATTCCGCGCCACCCGGATTCCACCAGGATCGAAACCCGGGTGCCGGCTGTGAATCACCGGCTGACCTGCGCAAAGAGCCTCGGTCAGATGTTTCCGCGTATCGCAGTAACGGGGTCAAAGGTTTACAAAGCCGCGACGACCTGGAACCACTAAGGGTGTTGCGGTGACCACGCCGGGTCACCCCTCGAGAGGCTGAGGAGCTGACATGCGTACACATCAGCTGCCGCCCGTGAGGCTCGGGAGGCGCAAGCAGAAGATCACGGCCGCACTCGGCGGTCTGGCCCTGACCGGTGGACTGCTGCTACCGGCCGTACCGGTGCAGGCCGCGCCGCCGGCACCGGTGACCGTCGCCGGCAAAGCGGTACCGGCCGGGGCGTATCGGACGCAGGAGGCGAAGGTCCTCCAGGTCGACTTCCAGTACCAGGAGACCGGGTACTGGTGTGGTCCGGCCGCGACCCGGATCGCCTTGTCGGCCCGGATGTCGCCGCCCAGTCAGGCCGCGCTCGCAGGGCAGCTCAACACCGACGAGGACGGGACCGACTGGATCGGCCAGGTCACCGGAGTGCTGAACAACAACCTCGGCACCGGCTGGTACGAGACCAAGGAGATGCCGAACGACCCGCCCACGCAGGCGCAGCGCGACCTGCTCTGGAACGACATCGTGCTCGACATCGACAACAACTACCCGATCGTCGCGAACATCGTCGCGCCGGCGAACAACCACCCGCCGGGTTACCCGAACTACACGATCTACCACTACTTCACCGTCATCGGCTACGACGCCGCCGACCGCACCGTCCTGATCGCCGACCCGGCCGGCTTCGCCCCCACCGCGACGTACTGGCTCACCTTCGACCAACTCGCCACCCTGATCCCCCCGAAGGGCTATTCCGCCTGAGACCCGCGCCCGGGGCGGGAGACAGGGACCCCATCCCGGGCGTGGCCGGGCTCACGCTGATGTGAATTTGTGAAGGAACCCGCTGCCGGGGGACAATCGAGGACGCTATGACTACCTCCCTGCCCCTCGTTTTCGATGAACCGCGTCGTGCCAAGAAGCCGCCGCGGCACCTGGCCGACCTCAGTGGGGAGGAGCGGAAGGCCGCCGTGGTGGCGCTGGGCGAGCCTGGGTTCCGGGCCAAGCAGCTGTCGAACCACTACTTCTCGCGGCTCACCGCGGACTCTTCCGAGATGACCGACCTGCCCGCAGCGAGCCGGGACAAGTTGGTGGCCGACCTGATGCCGCCGTTGCTGACTCGGGTGCGCGATCTGGAGTGCGACAACGGGCAGACCCGGAAGACGCTGTGGAAGCTGCTCGACGGTTCGCTGGTCGAGTCCGTCCTGATGCGGTACCCGGGTCGCGCCACCATGTGCGTGTCGTCCCAGGCCGGCTGCGGGATGGCGTGCCCGTTCTGCGCGACCGGCCAGGCCGGCCTGACCCGGAACATGACCACCGCGGAGATCGTCGAGCAGGTCGTCGACGGTGCGCGGGCGCTGGCGCGCGGGGAGATCGCGGGCGGGCCGGGCCGGGTGAGCAACATCGTGTTCATGGGGATGGGCGAGCCGATGGCCAACTACAAGGCCGTCATCGGGGCGGTCCGCCGGTTCACCGATCCGTCGCCGGAGGGGCTGGGGATCTCGGCCCGCGGCGTGACCGTGTCCACGGTCGGCCTGGTGCCGCGGATCAACCAGCTGGCCGACGAGGGGATCCCGGTGACGCTGGCGCTGTCGCTGCACGCGCCGGACGACGAGCTGCGCGACGAGCTGGTCCCGATCAACAACCGATGGAAGGTCGACGAGGTCCTCGACGCCGCCTGGGGGTACGCGGAGAAGACCAAGCGGCGCGTCTCGATCGAGTACGCGATGATCCGCGACATCAACGACCACGCCTGGCGCGCCGACCTGCTCGCCGAGAAGCTGCGCGCCCGCGGCGACTGGGGCTGGGTGCACGTCAACCTCATCCCGCTGAACCCGACCCCCGGCTCGAAGTGGACCGCCTCCGACCCGGCCGACGAGCGCGAGTTCGTCCGCCGGCTGCAGGCGGGCGGGGTCTCCACCACGGTCCGGGACACCCGCGGGCAGGAGATCGACGGCGCCTGTGGTCAGCTCGCGGCGGCGGACCGCGCGTGAGCGGGTTCGCGCCGCTGTTCACCAAGGTGAAGTGGCAGGAGGGCTACCAGATGGCCGACGTGGACGAGTTCGTCGCCCGGCTGGAAGCCACCCTCGAGGGCCGGCCGACGGATCGGCCGGTGACCGCCGAGGACGTCCGCAACGTCCAGTTCACCCCGGTGCGCTTCCGCGAGGGGTACTCCGTGGCCGAGGTCGACGCCTTCCTCGAGCAGGCCGAGTCCGCTCTGCGCCGCTGATCCGAATCAGCCGAGGGCGCTGAGCAGCTTCGCCAGCTCGGTGGGCCGGGAGATCATCGGCCAGTGCCCGGTGTCGAGCTCGGCCAGCGTCCACTGTGGCGACTTCAGGTGCGTCAGGACCGTACTGGTCGGGGTCGCGCCGTCGCGGAGGCACTTCAGGTACGTCGTCGGGAGCTCGGTGATCGGGCGCGGGAGCCGGGCCGGTTCCTGGATCGCGCGGCCGGGGTGTGGCGTGGACAGGTCGACGATCCGGGTGATCATCGGCTCGGTCAGGTCCTGGCCCGCGTAGTCCTCGGCGGTCAGCGGCGGCCAGTACCCACCGGCGCGGGCGAGCTGGTCGGTCAGCCACGCGCGCCCTTCCTCGGACCAGCCGTCGGCGAACGAGCAGCCGTCGATCGGGACGTTCGCGTCCACGTAGACCATCCGGCGGAGCCGCTCGCCGATCGCCGCCGCGGCCTGACCGGCCGGGATCCCCGCGTAGCTGTGCCCCGCGAGCACGACGTCGTGGAGATCGTTGTCCTCGACGACCGCGACGATGTCGGCGACGTGCTGCGCCTGACCGACCTCCTCCGCCCCTGGCCCGAACCGGTCCGCCAGCCCCGACAGCGTCACCGCGTACACCCCGTGGCCGTCCGCGCGGAGCAGCCCGGCCACCTCGTCCCACGCCCACGCACCCAGCCAAGCCCCGGGCACCAGTACGAAATTCGCCATGCGGGCGAGGCTAGATCAGCCCGCCGACAGTTTTCGTGCCGTTCTCCGATCGGCAGACTGGCCAGCATGCGTATCGAAGTCAGGCGGTTCGAACAGCGCGACCGCGAGGCCGTTCTCGCCCTGGCGCCGAGGCTGGCGGAGGGCGTCGCGGCCTGGCGGCGGCCCGCGGCGGTCCGGGCGGCCGTCCTCGGCTGGGTCACGGACGCGCTGACCCGGGCCCACGATCCCGGCCGGTTCGTGTTCGTCGCCGAGGTCCGGGGCGAGGTGGCCGGGTTCGTCGCGGGGGAGGAGCGTGACCACTGGTCCGGCGACATCGACCTGTACGTCGGGGAGCTGGCGGTGGCGGCGCGGCGGGAGGGCAAGGGGGTCGGCAAGGCGCTGATGAAGGCGGTCACCCAGCACGCGCGGCAGATCGGCGTCGCGAACGTGACGCTCGAGACCGGAGCCGCCAACCGCGGTGCCCGGAAGTTCTACAAGGCGCTCGGCTTCGAGCCCGAAGACGTCCGGCTGACCAAGACCCTGGCAGACCGGCCGAGGCCCGCGAAAGGCGCGAACTCACGGCAATGACATGATCGACCGGTGAAGATCCTCTCGATCCAGTCCGCGGTGGCCTACGGGCACGTGGGCAACTCGGCGGCGGTGTTCCCCCTGCAGCGCATCGGCGTCGAGGTGCTGCCGGTCTACACGGTCAACTTCTCCAACCACACCGGGTACGGCGCCTGGCGCGGACCGATGATCAGCCCGGACGACGTCCGTGAGGTGCTGCAGGGGATCGAGGACCGCGGGGTGCTCCCGCAGATCGACGTGGTGCTCTCGGGCTACCAGGGCGGCGAGGGGATCGCCGATGTGATCCTGGAGACGGTGAAGCGGGTCAAGGCGGCCAATCCCGCGGCGGTGTACTCCTGCGACCCGGTGATGGGCAACGCGAAGTCCGGCTGCTTCGTCGCGCCGGCGATCCCGGTGCTGCTGCGGGACCGGGTGGTTCCGGCCGCCGACCTCATCACGCCCAACCAGTTCGAGCTGGGCTTCCTGACCGGTACCGAGCCCGACACGCTCGAGTCGACGCTGGCCTCGGTGGAGCTGGTGCGCGCGACCGGACCGCGGACGGTGCTCGTGACGAGCGTCGAGCGGCCCGACCGCGAGGACGGCACGATCGAGATGCTGGCCGTCGGCGACAGCGGGGCGTGGCTCGTGCGGACGCCGTACATCCCGATGAAGGCGAACGGCTCGGGCGACGTCACGGCCGCGCTCTTCACCGCGCACTACCGACGGACCGGCGACCTCGCGGAGGCGCTCGCACGGACGACCTCGAGCGTCTTCGACCTGCTCACCAGCACCCACGAGTCGGGCGAGCGCGAGCTCCAGCTGGTCGAGGCACAGGAGGCGTACGCCAACCCCCGGATGCAGTTCACCCCCGAACGCGTCGCCTAGGTCGTACTCACCAGCTGAGCCGCTTCGGCGATGGAGTCGACCAGGTGGACGGAGGGCTCCATCGCGCGGCCGGCGGCGAGGCCTCGCAGTAGCGGCCAGACCGGCAGGCGGGTGGTCCAGTGCTCCACGCCGACCAGGACCATCGGGATCTGGGTGGCCGGGTCGCCGTAGTAGTTCGGCGTGACGGCCTGGAAGATCTCCTGGACCGTACCGGCCGCGCCGGGCAGGTAGATGATGCCGCCGCGGGCGTGGTTGAGCAGGACGTCCTCGCGCTGGGCGTTGGAGAAGTACTTCGCGATCGCGCTCGCGAACACGTTCGGCGGCTCGTGGCCGTAGAACCAGGTCGGCACCGACACGCCGCCGTCCCCGGGGAACGCCTGCCGCACCTTCATCCCCGCCGAGGCCCAGGCGCCGATCGACGGCCGGAACGACGGCACCTCGGCCAGGATCGACAGCGCCACCTCGACCTCGGCGTCGTCGTACTTCGCGAGCAGGGAGCCCAGGTTCGCCGCCTCCATCGCACCGGGACCGCCACCGGTGGCCACGGTGAGCCCCGAACGGGCCAGGGTCCGGCCGAGCTCGACGGCGGCGCGGTACGTCGCCTCGCCGCGTTCGATCCCGTGACCGCCCATCACGCCGACCCACGGCCGGTCGTCGGGGAGCTCGGCGAGCGCGTCGGCGACCGCGTGATCGTGCAACGCGGCGGCGAGGGTACGGCCGGTGTCACCGCGGACGTCGTGCTGCCGTGACCACGCGTAGATCCGGGCGTCCGGCGTCGACTCGTACCCGGCCGGCAGCCCGTCGTACAGCTCGTCCGCGTCGTACAGGGCGCCGCGGTACGGGTCGAAGGGGAGCTCGGGGATCGTTGGGAAGATCAGGCCGCCGCCGTCCCGGATCCAGCTCTCCGCCTCCTCGGCCAGCGCGCAGCCGAGGAACAGCGAGCCCATCGGCGCCAGCCGCAGCAGCTCCGCGGTCCGGCCGGTCAGGTCGACGGACTGGACCCGCCACCCCGCCATCGACGTCGCGCCGGCCGCCAGGATCCGGTCGAACTGCTCCAACGACTCGAGGTCGACGTGCGGGATGCTCGGCAGAGTCACGGGCAGCACCCTAACGGTCACCCCGGTCAGGCCGGGCGCCCCTGTCAGCCGGGCCCGACATGAGGTATTGCTAGGGCATGACACATGCGGAGCTGTGGGAGCGTCACCAGGCGGTCATGCCCGAGTGGCTGGCCCTGTACTACGAGGAGCCGATCGAGATCGTCAGCGGGTCCGGCCGCCGGGTCACCGACGGTGAGGGCAACAGCTACCTCGACTTCTTCGCCGGCATCCTCACCAACGCGATCGGCTACGACATCGCCGAGATCGCCGAGGCGGTCCGCGAGCAGCTCGCCAGCGGTGTCGTGCACACCTCGACGGTGTACCTGATCCGCCGCCAGATCGAGCTGGCCGAGAAGATCGCGGAGCTGTCCGGGATCCCGTCCGCGAAGGTCTTCTTCACCAACTCCGGCACCGAGGCGAACGAGGCGGCCCTGCTGTTCGCCACCCAGAACCGCCGGTCGAACCAGGTCCTCGCGATGCGCAACTCGTACCACGGCCGCAGCTTCGGCACGATCGCGATCACCGGGCACCGCGGCTGGTCGGCGAGCAGCCTGACCCCGGTCAACGTGCAGTACGTGCAGGGCGCGTACCGCTACCGCAGCCCGTTCCGCGACCTGCCGGACGCGGAGTACATCAAGGTCTGCGTGGACGATCTGCGTCAGGTCATCGACACCACCACGTCCGGTGACGTGGCCTGCCTGATCGCGGAGCCGATCCAGGGTGTCGGCGGGTTCTCCTCCGGGCCGGACGGGTTGTACGCCGCGTTCAAGGAGGTGCTGGACGAGTACGGGATCCTCTTCATCTCCGACGAGGTGCAGACCGGCTGGGGCCGGACCGGCGAGCACTTCTGGGGGATCCAGGCGCACGGGGTCGTGCCGGACGCGATGACGTTCGCGAAGGGCCTCGGCAACGGGTTCGCGATCGGCGGCGTGGTCGCGTCCGCGGACCTGATGGACAGCCTGAGCGCGAACTCGCTGTCCACCTTCGGCGGCAACCCGCTCTCGACCACGGCGGCCAAGGCGACCATCGAGTACCTGCTGGACAACGACCTGCAGGCGAACGCGGTCAAGCGCGGCGCCCAGCTCGCCGACGGGCTGCGCGGGATCTCCGACGAGTTCCCCGAGCTCGGCGACGTCCGCGGCAAGGGCCTGATGCTGGCCGCCGAGATCATCAAGCCGGAGGACCGTACCCCCGACCCGGCCACCACGGCCAAGCTCCAGCAGGAGACCAAGAACCGCGGCCTGTTGATCGGCAAGGGCGGCCTGCACGGCAACGTCCTCCGGATGGCCCCACCGATGACCCTGACCGAGGAAGAAGCCACCGAGGCCCTCGACATCATCCGGGACTCCTTCGACACCCTGCGCTGACAGAACGGCCCTTGGTCACCCCTGGTTCCAAGGTGGCCAAGGGCCGTTTCTCAGCTCAGCCGGTACACCCGGTACACGGAAGATAACCGAGATCCTCTTCGTACACGTTCTTCCAGTTTCCGTAGGTGTAGGTGATCTTCGCGTACGTGTAGTTGCCACGCTTGTCGTTCGGCTTGGGCATGCTCGGTGCCTTGGTCCGAATGGTATGCGTCCCGCTCTTCACAGTGCCTTGGGAATAGACCCACCATTCACCGTTGACGTAGACATCCATCCGCCAGTTGGCGTTGACCGTGGCGCAGTCGCCCGTCACTGTGACCGTGCCGCTGCGTCCGGCCGTTGACGTGCTCCATGTAGCACCCGTCGACCCGCAGAAGTCCCATCCCTGGGTCGCGGCGGAGGCGATGCCGGGGCCGATCGCCAGCATCGACAGACCGGTCAGCGTGGTGATGATCGTTCGCTCAGTCCTGCGCATGTGTTCCCACCTCCGGTTGATCAGGGCGCGGCCGTGTTGAAGCAGGAGTTCCGCTTCTCCTCGTCGATCTGGGTCTTGTCGAAGTAGTACAGCTCCGACCTCGCCGAGACGCACGCGGACTTCTTCGCACCGGCCGGCGTGGCGGGGACGATCGTGGTCTTGCTGTACGAGCCGGTGACGTACCCGGTGTTCTCGAAGACGAAGTCCTTGGTGTGCGGCCGGTCGTAGATGATCAGGTTGTAGCGCTTGAAGTAGTTCGCCGGCGAGCACGTCATCGACGTCTCGACGACCCACCAGCCGCCGGTCTGGTCGTTGTCGAAGGTGTAGCTGATCGAGATCGGGTTGCATTGTGCCGTCGCCGACTCGGGCACCGCCGCGGCCGATCCGCCGGACGCGGCGAGTACTGCGAGGGCGAGCGCGGCCGTGGCCGGGAATGCTCGGTTGACACCCATCCTGAGGTCCTCTCACTGGGGATTCAGCTGATCCGGCCGGGATCGTCAGTCTTGCCTTGGGCAACTGAATTTGTCCACGCGGACAGAGGCCTTTGCAGGAAGTGGCAGAAGCGCTCCGGTGGCTGTGACGGGAATGCAACAAGGTCGACAGGAAACAGAGAAGGCCCGGGAAATTCCCGGGCCTTCTCGGTGACTGCTGGTACTAGCGTGGCACGCCGCCGACCGAGTCGGGGTCGGCCGCCTGGGCCGCGGTGGCGGCCGCGGCCTGGTCGAGCTGGTCCGGGGCGATGGGGCCGCCGGCGGAGCGGCCGCGACGGCGCATCCGGCCTTCGACGAACTGGGCCAGCAGGCTGACGAAGTAGTTCACGATGACGAAGATCGCGCCGACGACGATCAGGGCCGGCAGCAGGTTCGACTTGTAGTTGCCGATCTGCTCCGCCTTCCGGAGCAGTTCCTCGTAGGTGATGATGTAGCCGAGCGCGGTGTCCTTGAGCACCACGACGAGCTGGCCGACGATGGCCGGCAGCATCGCGGTGATGGCCTGGGGCAACAGCACCAGCCGCATCGTCTTGCCCTCGGTGAGACCGATCGCCAGCGCCGCCTCGTTCTGGCCCTTGGGCAGCGAGTGCACGCCGGAGCGGACCAACTCGGCCACGACCGACCCGTTGTACAGGGTCAGGCCGGTGACGACGGCGGCCAGCGCCAGCCGGTCCGGCGGGAAGACCTCGTAGAACGCGTACAGCGCGTAGGTGAACAGCATCATCAGCAGCACCGGGACGGCGCGGAAGAACTCCACGATCACGCCGCTGGGCCACCGGATCCAGGTCTGCCGGGACAGCCGGCCGACCCCGAGCAGGACGCCGATCGTCAGCGCGAGCACGACCGAGATCGCGGCCGCGACGAGGGTGCCGATCAGGCCCGGGATCAGGTACTCGGTCCAGATCTCGCCGGTGAGGAACGGCTCCCACTTGGCCTTGGTCAGCTGGCCCTTCTCCTCGAGCTTGCTGATCACGAACCACAGGCCGAGCAGGACCACCACGATGCTGGCGGCACCGATGACGGCGTACAGCCGCTTGGTCTTCGGTCCGGGGGCGTCGAACAGAACGCTGGAGCTCATCGCTTCACCGCCAGGCGCTTGGACATCGAGGTGAACAGGATCCCGACCGGGAGGGTGAGGATCACGAAGCCGACGGCGAAGATGCCGAACACCACGAAGAGCTGGTCCGGCCGGTTCTCCATCATCACCTTCATCACCGCGGAGGCCTCGGTGACACCGATCACCGAAGCGACGGTGGAGTTCTTGGTCAGCGCGATGAGGACGTTGCCGAGCGGGGCGATGGCGCCGCGGAACGCCTGCGGCAGGACCACGAACCGCAAGGTCTTCAGGAACGGCAGGCCGATCGCCCGGGCCGCCTCCGCCTGGCCCAGCGGGACCGTGTTCACGCCGCTGCGGATCGCCTCGGCGACGAAGGCCGCGTGGTACACCGACAGGCCGAGGATGGCGAGCCGGAAGTTGTTGTCGTTGATGAAGGTGTTGGAGTCCTTGTTCGCCAGGGCGAGTCCGAGCTGCAGGAACAGGCCGAGGTTGCAGAACACGATCACCAGCGTCAGCGGCGTGTTACGCACGATGTTCACGTACAGGGTGCCGAGGACCTGCAGCACCCGCACGGGGGACACCCGCATGACGGCGACGACCGTCCCGATGAGCAGCGCGCACAGGGCGGACAGCACGGTCAGGTAGATCGTCGTCTTGAAAGCTCCGAGACCGTCGTACTCGGAGAAGAACTCGGAGATCACGTCCATGGTTCTCCTGCAGGGGACGAAAGAGGGGACTCATGCGTGTGGGGAGGGACCGGCGAAGGGTCCCTCCCCACCGGTCAGGTCAGGCGCAGGCGTCGAAGGACTTCGGCGGGTTCGTCGCCGCGTCCAGCTTCAGGCCCGACGGGCCGACGTTCTTGTCGACCGCCTTCTGCCACTCGCCGGAGTCGACCATCTTCTTCAGCGCGTCGTTGACCTTGGTGCAGGTCTCGGTGTCGCCCTTCTTCAGGCCGACGCCGTAGCGCTCCTCGGAGAAGGTCTTGCCGACCACCTTGAACTTGCCCTGGTTGGCGGCCTGCGAGGCGTAACCGGCCAGGATCGTGTTGTCCGTGGTCAGCGCGTCGATCGCGCCGGCGCCGAGGGCCTCGACGCACTTGGAGTAGGTGTCGTACTCCTGCAGCTGCACGGTGTTGGCGAACTTGTCCTTGACCTTCTGGGCCGAGGTCGAGCCGGTCACCGAGCACAGCTTCTTGCCGTTCAGGGCGTCCGGGCCGGTGATGTCGCTGTCGGCGCGGACCAGCAGGTCCTGGCCGGCCACCAGGTACGGGCCGGCGAAGGAGACCTTCTCCTTGCGGGCGTCGGTGATCGAGTAGGTCGCGAAGATCATCTTGACCTGGCCGTTCGACAGCAGCGTCTCCCGCTGGGCCGACGGCGCTTCCTTGAACTCGATGTTGTCGTCGGAGTAGCCGAGCTCCTTGGCGACGTACTTGGCGACGTCGACGTCGAGGCCGGTGTAGTTCGACCCTTCCTTCAGGCCGAGGCCCGGCTGGTCGAACTTGATGCCGATGGTGACCTTGTCGCCACCGCCGCCGGAGCCTCCGTCGCCGGAGTCGTCACCACAGGCCGCCAGGCCGGTGGCGGCCAGGGCCGCGATGCCGAAGGCAGCGATGATCCGCTGTCGCATGGTTGGTTTCCTCCAGTGTTTCGGTACTGCGCTGGGAACGCGGGGACGGTCAGTGGGTGAGGATCTTCGAGAGGAAGTCCTGGGCCCGCTTGGTCTGCGGGTCGGTGAAGAACTGCTCCGGCTCGGCCTGCTCGACGATCTGGCCGTCGGCCATGAACACCACCCGGTTCGCGGCCTTACGGGCGAAGCCCATCTCGTGGGTGACGACGACCATCGTCATGTCCTGGCGGGCCAGGCCGACCATCACGTCGAGGACCTCGTTGATCATCTCCGGGTCCAGCGCCGAGGTCGGCTCGTCGAAGAGCATCACCTTCGGGTCCATCGCGAGCGCGCGGGCGATCGCCACCCGCTGCTGCTGGCCGCCGGACAGCTGGGCCGGGTACTTCTCCGCCTGCACGGCGACGCCGACGCGGTCGAGCAGGGCGCGGGCCTTCTTCTCGGCCTCCGCCTTCGACTCGCCCCGGACCTTCATCGGCCCGAGCGTGACGTTCTGCAGGATCGTCTTGTGCGCGAACAGGTTGAACGACTGGAACACCATGCCCACGTCGGCGCGCAGCCGAGCCAGCGCCCGGCCTTCGCTCGGGAGCGGCTGGCCGTCCAGGCTGATGTCACCGGAGTCGATCGGCTCCAGCCGGTTGATCGCCCGGCACAGCG
Protein-coding regions in this window:
- a CDS encoding LOG family protein; translated protein: MTLPSIPHVDLESLEQFDRILAAGATSMAGWRVQSVDLTGRTAELLRLAPMGSLFLGCALAEEAESWIRDGGGLIFPTIPELPFDPYRGALYDADELYDGLPAGYESTPDARIYAWSRQHDVRGDTGRTLAAALHDHAVADALAELPDDRPWVGVMGGHGIERGEATYRAAVELGRTLARSGLTVATGGGPGAMEAANLGSLLAKYDDAEVEVALSILAEVPSFRPSIGAWASAGMKVRQAFPGDGGVSVPTWFYGHEPPNVFASAIAKYFSNAQREDVLLNHARGGIIYLPGAAGTVQEIFQAVTPNYYGDPATQIPMVLVGVEHWTTRLPVWPLLRGLAAGRAMEPSVHLVDSIAEAAQLVSTT
- a CDS encoding glutamate ABC transporter substrate-binding protein; amino-acid sequence: MRQRIIAAFGIAALAATGLAACGDDSGDGGSGGGGDKVTIGIKFDQPGLGLKEGSNYTGLDVDVAKYVAKELGYSDDNIEFKEAPSAQRETLLSNGQVKMIFATYSITDARKEKVSFAGPYLVAGQDLLVRADSDITGPDALNGKKLCSVTGSTSAQKVKDKFANTVQLQEYDTYSKCVEALGAGAIDALTTDNTILAGYASQAANQGKFKVVGKTFSEERYGVGLKKGDTETCTKVNDALKKMVDSGEWQKAVDKNVGPSGLKLDAATNPPKSFDACA
- a CDS encoding amino acid ABC transporter permease; its protein translation is MSSSVLFDAPGPKTKRLYAVIGAASIVVVLLGLWFVISKLEEKGQLTKAKWEPFLTGEIWTEYLIPGLIGTLVAAAISVVLALTIGVLLGVGRLSRQTWIRWPSGVIVEFFRAVPVLLMMLFTYALYAFYEVFPPDRLALAAVVTGLTLYNGSVVAELVRSGVHSLPKGQNEAALAIGLTEGKTMRLVLLPQAITAMLPAIVGQLVVVLKDTALGYIITYEELLRKAEQIGNYKSNLLPALIVVGAIFVIVNYFVSLLAQFVEGRMRRRGRSAGGPIAPDQLDQAAAATAAQAADPDSVGGVPR
- a CDS encoding aspartate aminotransferase family protein produces the protein MTHAELWERHQAVMPEWLALYYEEPIEIVSGSGRRVTDGEGNSYLDFFAGILTNAIGYDIAEIAEAVREQLASGVVHTSTVYLIRRQIELAEKIAELSGIPSAKVFFTNSGTEANEAALLFATQNRRSNQVLAMRNSYHGRSFGTIAITGHRGWSASSLTPVNVQYVQGAYRYRSPFRDLPDAEYIKVCVDDLRQVIDTTTSGDVACLIAEPIQGVGGFSSGPDGLYAAFKEVLDEYGILFISDEVQTGWGRTGEHFWGIQAHGVVPDAMTFAKGLGNGFAIGGVVASADLMDSLSANSLSTFGGNPLSTTAAKATIEYLLDNDLQANAVKRGAQLADGLRGISDEFPELGDVRGKGLMLAAEIIKPEDRTPDPATTAKLQQETKNRGLLIGKGGLHGNVLRMAPPMTLTEEEATEALDIIRDSFDTLR
- the pdxY gene encoding pyridoxal kinase PdxY, with the translated sequence MKILSIQSAVAYGHVGNSAAVFPLQRIGVEVLPVYTVNFSNHTGYGAWRGPMISPDDVREVLQGIEDRGVLPQIDVVLSGYQGGEGIADVILETVKRVKAANPAAVYSCDPVMGNAKSGCFVAPAIPVLLRDRVVPAADLITPNQFELGFLTGTEPDTLESTLASVELVRATGPRTVLVTSVERPDREDGTIEMLAVGDSGAWLVRTPYIPMKANGSGDVTAALFTAHYRRTGDLAEALARTTSSVFDLLTSTHESGERELQLVEAQEAYANPRMQFTPERVA
- a CDS encoding amino acid ABC transporter permease — translated: MDVISEFFSEYDGLGAFKTTIYLTVLSALCALLIGTVVAVMRVSPVRVLQVLGTLYVNIVRNTPLTLVIVFCNLGLFLQLGLALANKDSNTFINDNNFRLAILGLSVYHAAFVAEAIRSGVNTVPLGQAEAARAIGLPFLKTLRFVVLPQAFRGAIAPLGNVLIALTKNSTVASVIGVTEASAVMKVMMENRPDQLFVVFGIFAVGFVILTLPVGILFTSMSKRLAVKR